A region from the Deltaproteobacteria bacterium genome encodes:
- the queG gene encoding tRNA epoxyqueuosine(34) reductase QueG, which yields MSLETFIKEEGKKIGFDKVTLAKAVFFPEHQALQDWLAQGFHGTMDYMERGKEKRQNPKQVMPEAKSVITCALNYNTDYPYSTECKNSNRSWIARYAWGEDYHIIMTQMLESLQKKILQRESSFNCKIYVDTGPVMERVFAKNSGAGWIGKNTCIIDPKLGSWLLLGVILTDLELKPDPPMFDHCGKCTACIDACPTQAITQPYKIDARRCVSYLTIEHRGEIDPELKSKMGNNIFGCDICQDVCPWNKKAPKTALQAFQPREGFFNPNFDAFEKIVTEEYPRRFKNSPLKRAKQAGLLRNLLYARQNK from the coding sequence ATGTCGTTAGAAACGTTTATCAAAGAAGAAGGTAAGAAAATCGGCTTTGACAAGGTAACTCTTGCCAAGGCCGTTTTTTTTCCGGAACATCAGGCGTTGCAAGACTGGTTGGCTCAAGGTTTTCACGGGACGATGGATTACATGGAACGTGGAAAAGAAAAACGTCAAAATCCAAAACAGGTCATGCCGGAAGCCAAGTCGGTGATCACCTGTGCGCTCAACTACAATACCGATTACCCCTATTCCACCGAATGCAAAAATTCAAACCGGAGTTGGATCGCTCGCTACGCGTGGGGAGAAGATTATCACATTATAATGACCCAAATGTTGGAGTCGTTGCAGAAAAAAATTTTACAGAGAGAGTCTAGTTTCAATTGTAAAATTTATGTGGATACGGGACCCGTGATGGAACGAGTTTTTGCGAAAAATTCTGGCGCTGGATGGATTGGGAAAAATACGTGTATTATTGATCCGAAACTGGGTTCTTGGTTGTTGCTTGGTGTAATTTTGACCGATTTGGAATTAAAACCCGATCCGCCAATGTTCGACCACTGCGGCAAATGCACCGCCTGCATAGATGCTTGCCCGACTCAAGCGATCACACAGCCGTATAAGATTGATGCGCGTCGGTGTGTTTCTTATTTAACGATAGAGCATCGGGGAGAGATTGATCCCGAATTAAAATCGAAAATGGGAAACAACATTTTTGGTTGCGACATTTGTCAGGATGTCTGTCCGTGGAACAAAAAAGCCCCCAAAACAGCGCTACAAGCCTTTCAGCCACGGGAGGGTTTTTTCAATCCAAACTTCGACGCCTTCGAAAAAATAGTAACAGAAGAGTATCCACGTCGATTCAAAAACTCCCCTTTGAAAAGAGCAAAACAGGCGGGATTATTGCGAAATCTTTTATACGCCAGACAAAACAAATAA
- a CDS encoding radical SAM protein: MAKQSTVAKVAKQSKVVRMQAVQSAPKFPIQEVSKWTRTKEKLLTKAANVAWHSFQAVNKILGEAKSFQPAWAPEPLLKSHQRSKPPLGWPRETDSVCPKCVKEVREGIISGKMSVDTMLQHPGKIKAKIIERNNEIWMTKTCPKHGYFEDIMAHDAEFFGHIEKLYPGRDFKSPKTEVRRHGISDIQYGRGVVLNIDLTNRCNMMCEPCFMDANQIGYVHELNFEEIKEILDNSLKVKPHRQMSVQFTGGEPTLSPHFLEAIRYAKKIGYFSVQTATNGIRFAEDPNFAKQAYDAGLRIAYLQFDGVSNDSNKHRKIENLFDIKCRAIENMHDAGIDIVLVTTLVNTVNDDQIGPIIRFTIENSDKVTFVAFQPVSFTGRDEDVDDETRKKWRFTSSHLAYAVKEQTGMTEPLRDWFPLSIISVFANLGDQLQGPNNLWGTMSCSCHPDCGLATAFMVNKKTKEVKPVSEFINLIQLVEDITKITDANRGSALTKAQVAAALLRNFDPSKAPKGLTLEALMTKFDKQTAGGLTAGKVDYGVGKERMKDEWLIMFTGSMWFQDVFNYDFRRTEMCNIPYGTQNGEISFCAYNTGLGWRNIVENMYKNATVSEWYKKNGRHEIYASGKAVNLPSFDHTLRLPQA; the protein is encoded by the coding sequence ATGGCCAAGCAGTCAACGGTAGCAAAGGTGGCAAAGCAATCCAAAGTAGTTCGCATGCAGGCCGTTCAAAGCGCTCCAAAATTTCCAATTCAGGAAGTGTCGAAATGGACTCGCACCAAAGAAAAATTATTAACCAAAGCCGCCAATGTGGCGTGGCACTCTTTTCAAGCGGTCAATAAAATTTTGGGAGAAGCAAAATCTTTTCAGCCGGCTTGGGCTCCCGAACCGCTCCTAAAAAGTCATCAGAGATCGAAACCACCTCTTGGCTGGCCTCGCGAAACAGACAGTGTTTGTCCCAAATGTGTGAAAGAAGTGCGCGAAGGGATCATCAGCGGAAAAATGTCCGTCGATACCATGTTGCAACATCCCGGCAAAATCAAAGCCAAGATTATCGAGCGAAATAACGAAATTTGGATGACAAAAACCTGTCCCAAACACGGTTATTTTGAAGACATCATGGCGCATGACGCCGAATTTTTTGGTCATATTGAAAAACTTTACCCGGGAAGAGATTTCAAAAGTCCCAAAACAGAAGTTCGCAGACACGGTATTTCCGATATCCAATACGGTCGCGGAGTGGTGCTGAATATCGATTTAACCAATCGCTGTAATATGATGTGTGAACCCTGTTTTATGGATGCCAATCAGATTGGTTATGTGCATGAACTGAATTTTGAAGAGATTAAAGAAATTCTCGACAACTCGTTGAAAGTCAAACCCCATCGCCAGATGTCGGTGCAGTTTACCGGCGGTGAACCCACACTGTCTCCCCACTTTTTGGAAGCCATTCGCTACGCCAAGAAGATCGGCTACTTTAGCGTGCAGACGGCTACAAATGGTATTCGCTTTGCAGAAGATCCCAATTTTGCAAAACAAGCTTACGATGCCGGGTTGCGCATTGCCTATCTTCAATTTGACGGAGTGAGTAACGATTCAAACAAACACCGCAAAATCGAAAACCTTTTTGATATTAAATGCCGCGCCATTGAAAACATGCATGACGCGGGTATTGACATTGTGCTCGTGACAACATTGGTGAATACGGTCAACGATGATCAAATCGGACCGATCATCCGTTTCACGATTGAAAATTCCGACAAGGTTACGTTCGTTGCCTTCCAACCTGTTTCGTTTACGGGGCGCGACGAAGATGTCGACGATGAAACAAGAAAGAAATGGCGCTTTACATCGTCTCACCTTGCCTACGCGGTTAAAGAACAGACAGGCATGACGGAACCTCTGCGTGACTGGTTCCCTCTTTCCATTATTTCTGTGTTTGCAAATTTGGGAGATCAACTTCAGGGACCTAATAATCTTTGGGGGACGATGTCGTGTTCTTGTCACCCCGATTGCGGTTTGGCGACCGCCTTTATGGTCAATAAAAAAACAAAAGAGGTCAAACCGGTTTCGGAATTTATTAATCTGATACAACTTGTGGAAGACATCACAAAAATTACAGATGCCAACCGCGGATCTGCACTGACAAAAGCACAGGTAGCCGCGGCGCTTCTGCGTAATTTTGATCCAAGCAAAGCACCGAAAGGTTTAACCTTGGAAGCGTTAATGACCAAATTCGACAAACAAACAGCGGGTGGTTTAACAGCGGGCAAAGTTGATTACGGAGTTGGCAAAGAGCGCATGAAAGATGAATGGCTCATCATGTTCACAGGTTCCATGTGGTTTCAGGATGTTTTCAACTATGATTTCCGCAGAACCGAAATGTGTAACATTCCTTATGGTACACAAAATGGAGAGATCAGTTTCTGTGCCTATAACACGGGTCTTGGTTGGAGAAACATTGTCGAAAATATGTACAAAAATGCTACCGTTTCTGAATGGTACAAAAAAAATGGACGTCATGAAATTTATGCCTCCGGCAAAGCGGTCAATCTTCCAAGCTTCGACCATACTTTGAGATTGCCGCAGGCTTAG
- the glpK gene encoding glycerol kinase GlpK, with protein MTNQTILSIDQGTTSSRAFLLDSNLNVKGVGQNEFRQHYPKPGWVEHDAEEIWESTLKAIRDALASTGTRFGSRKRSELCSREGVAPMALPLEGATRAPIIDPKQIAAIGITNQRETTILWDRKTGKAIANAIVWQDRRTTERCQELKQKNEEMVRNKTGLVLDPYFSGTKIEWLLENIPGAKAKAEKGELCFGTVDCFLLWRLTCGKVHATDATNASRTLLMNLKTLEWDEELLDLFHIPKSILPRIVPCAEKQGVTKGVQGLPDGIPIAGMAGDQQAALVGQACFEVGEAKCTYGTGSFILMNIGKEPKPSKHGLITTLAYQRGNEVAYAYEGSAFIAGAAVQWLRDGLKIIKHSSEVEALAASVPDSHGVIFVPAFVGLGAPYWRADARGAMTGITRGATSAHIARATLEGIAFCQYDILEAMTHDVGKPLASLKVDGGAASNNLLMQFQSDILQVSISRPLIIETTALGAAFLAGLGVGIWKDWNEIRKSWKEEKHFTPKMSKEEVKNRIKNWHSAIDKL; from the coding sequence ATGACGAATCAAACTATTTTATCCATTGATCAAGGCACCACAAGTTCCAGAGCTTTTCTCCTCGACAGCAATTTAAATGTTAAAGGAGTGGGTCAAAATGAATTTCGCCAGCACTATCCGAAACCCGGATGGGTGGAACACGATGCCGAAGAAATTTGGGAATCAACACTCAAAGCAATTCGCGACGCTCTGGCTTCAACGGGCACAAGGTTCGGTTCGCGCAAACGAAGCGAGCTTTGCTCGCGTGAGGGGGTGGCTCCAATGGCTTTGCCATTGGAGGGGGCGACGCGAGCCCCTATAATAGATCCAAAACAAATTGCCGCGATTGGAATTACCAACCAGCGTGAAACCACAATTTTGTGGGACAGGAAAACCGGAAAAGCCATTGCCAACGCAATTGTCTGGCAAGACCGCCGCACCACAGAACGTTGCCAAGAATTAAAACAGAAAAATGAAGAGATGGTGCGAAACAAAACGGGCCTTGTGCTGGACCCTTATTTTTCGGGAACAAAAATCGAATGGCTTTTGGAAAATATTCCGGGTGCGAAAGCAAAAGCAGAAAAAGGAGAACTCTGCTTCGGAACCGTCGACTGTTTTTTGCTTTGGCGTTTGACGTGCGGAAAAGTGCACGCAACAGATGCCACAAATGCCAGCAGAACTCTTCTTATGAATTTAAAAACACTTGAGTGGGATGAAGAACTTTTGGATTTGTTTCATATTCCGAAATCGATTTTGCCCCGCATCGTTCCGTGCGCCGAAAAACAAGGTGTTACAAAAGGAGTGCAAGGTTTGCCCGATGGAATTCCAATTGCCGGCATGGCGGGCGATCAGCAAGCGGCATTGGTGGGGCAGGCCTGCTTTGAAGTTGGCGAAGCGAAATGCACGTATGGCACCGGCTCTTTTATTTTAATGAATATCGGTAAAGAACCAAAACCTTCCAAGCACGGTCTCATCACAACACTTGCTTATCAACGTGGCAATGAAGTGGCTTATGCCTATGAAGGTTCCGCTTTCATTGCCGGTGCCGCGGTCCAGTGGTTGCGCGACGGTTTGAAAATCATCAAACATTCTTCGGAAGTGGAGGCGTTGGCGGCTTCCGTTCCCGATAGTCACGGTGTTATTTTTGTTCCGGCGTTTGTAGGATTGGGCGCTCCTTATTGGAGAGCTGATGCAAGAGGTGCGATGACAGGCATTACGCGAGGAGCAACCTCTGCCCACATTGCACGCGCAACACTTGAAGGCATCGCATTTTGCCAATACGATATTTTGGAGGCGATGACCCACGATGTCGGGAAACCGCTTGCCAGTTTAAAAGTGGACGGTGGAGCCGCAAGCAACAATTTATTGATGCAATTTCAGTCGGATATTTTGCAGGTTTCCATTTCAAGACCTTTGATTATCGAAACCACCGCGTTGGGCGCCGCTTTTTTAGCGGGATTAGGGGTTGGTATCTGGAAAGATTGGAATGAAATTCGAAAAAGTTGGAAAGAGGAAAAGCACTTTACACCGAAGATGTCCAAAGAAGAGGTCAAAAATCGAATAAAAAACTGGCATTCCGCTATTGACAAATTATAG
- a CDS encoding MFS transporter — translation MNSYLALRLFYFFYFGTLGVLVPYFPGLLKHYNLKPSQMGLVMAAWPIAKLVTPIFWSRLADRLNKRNLFMQIGSLLCLLSFLFFFKTTEFRGFLAIMFLFSFFRMVLLPLIDAAALEYCETHHREYGKIRYWGSIGFISASFLFGWLIDYFSITVILLGISIILFLQMAAIFNLPHSEVITRQKEVTFDLGFCWKKAVIGFLIASVLRSVSFGTYDIFFSVWMQSNGYSSSVTGFCWALAVGAEVIAMIYFARLSTKFSLKILMALGLICMSLRWLILSTTTCLPAILFEQTLHAFSFGVYQLAAVAYMYQHTPAHLRATGQAIYQTISFGVGSVLGFWGLSVLKEYFSYEEMFLICAVIAAMGLCFMPWFQEKPKEKIPEEPVGEEP, via the coding sequence ATGAATTCCTATCTTGCTTTAAGACTCTTCTACTTTTTTTACTTCGGCACGCTGGGCGTGTTGGTTCCCTATTTTCCCGGTCTCCTGAAACATTATAATTTAAAACCCTCCCAAATGGGTCTCGTGATGGCCGCGTGGCCGATCGCAAAATTGGTGACCCCCATTTTTTGGTCCCGACTCGCAGATCGTCTTAATAAACGGAATTTGTTCATGCAGATAGGAAGTCTTTTGTGTCTTTTGTCTTTTCTTTTCTTTTTTAAGACGACTGAATTCAGGGGTTTTCTCGCGATCATGTTCCTTTTTTCTTTTTTTCGAATGGTATTGCTTCCCCTTATCGATGCCGCCGCTCTGGAATATTGCGAGACCCACCACAGGGAATATGGAAAAATTCGTTACTGGGGATCAATCGGATTTATCTCCGCTTCTTTTTTGTTTGGGTGGTTGATCGATTATTTTTCCATCACTGTTATTCTTTTGGGTATCTCAATTATTTTGTTTTTACAGATGGCGGCCATTTTCAATCTCCCTCACAGTGAGGTGATAACTCGTCAAAAAGAGGTGACTTTTGATCTTGGTTTTTGCTGGAAAAAGGCGGTCATCGGTTTTCTTATTGCCAGTGTGTTGCGTTCTGTTTCTTTTGGAACTTATGATATTTTTTTCAGTGTTTGGATGCAGTCCAATGGTTATTCCTCGTCCGTGACCGGGTTTTGCTGGGCATTAGCAGTTGGCGCGGAAGTGATTGCAATGATTTATTTCGCCCGTCTTTCCACAAAATTTAGTTTGAAGATATTGATGGCTCTTGGGCTGATTTGCATGTCTCTTCGCTGGCTTATTTTGTCAACAACAACTTGCCTTCCCGCGATTCTTTTTGAACAGACTTTGCATGCTTTCAGTTTTGGTGTTTACCAGCTGGCGGCGGTGGCCTACATGTACCAACATACGCCGGCGCATTTGCGCGCGACAGGTCAGGCGATTTATCAAACAATCAGTTTCGGTGTTGGAAGTGTTTTGGGCTTTTGGGGACTTTCTGTCTTGAAAGAATATTTCAGTTATGAAGAAATGTTTCTAATTTGTGCCGTCATTGCGGCGATGGGTTTGTGTTTCATGCCGTGGTTTCAGGAAAAACCAAAAGAAAAAATTCCGGAAGAACCGGTGGGGGAAGAACCATGA
- a CDS encoding ATP-binding protein: MAEIITRFYFDELLKALQRPKIIALVGARQTGKTTLLKQLLSHLKKEMGPSFERRHLFLNFDFLSERQDLASDDRLLEKKIEVAQGGPLSKITEPFYIFIDEVQKYPPVLEILKRIHDAFSKQIKIIVTGSSALQIREKGAESLAGRIEYHYIFPFTFFETRLLKEPQTQWESQKTILNLIDHLVSGSIKKDFLEDLQAKRFWSPSVLREDEEDFFVSGLYPEVVAELKREEKFRLLKNYITTYVERDVRNLTQVGDWLGYHRLLEVLASRVGQLVDFSGLGSVAGLDVRTVKKYISLLEETFIVDRLPSYFVNMEKRVVKSPKIVFCDNGIISSLRDMTSLRHYENNNSIGSIFENAILAELIKYLKNRPLPIGIYFWRLHSGSEVDCVLESENRLIPIEIKWSETLTPNDWSGLKAFQKEFKNRCERGYVFYRGREVICNEKESLIAIPYFMLFC; the protein is encoded by the coding sequence ATGGCTGAAATCATTACGCGTTTTTATTTTGATGAGCTCTTAAAAGCCCTCCAAAGACCCAAAATCATTGCCTTGGTTGGTGCCCGGCAAACCGGCAAGACCACACTTTTAAAGCAACTTCTTTCACATTTAAAAAAGGAAATGGGGCCTTCTTTTGAGCGGCGACATCTTTTTTTGAATTTCGATTTTTTGTCGGAACGTCAGGATCTTGCTAGCGATGACAGGCTTTTGGAAAAAAAAATTGAAGTCGCACAGGGTGGCCCTCTTTCAAAAATAACAGAACCCTTCTATATTTTTATTGATGAAGTTCAAAAATATCCGCCCGTTTTGGAAATTTTGAAGAGAATCCATGATGCTTTTTCAAAACAGATTAAGATTATTGTAACTGGTTCTTCCGCTCTCCAAATCAGAGAGAAGGGAGCCGAAAGTCTTGCCGGACGCATTGAGTATCATTATATCTTCCCATTCACCTTTTTTGAAACACGTCTTTTAAAAGAGCCCCAAACACAATGGGAATCACAAAAAACCATTTTGAATCTTATAGATCATTTGGTGAGTGGGTCGATCAAAAAAGATTTTTTGGAAGATTTACAGGCCAAACGTTTTTGGTCACCATCCGTTTTGCGAGAGGACGAAGAAGATTTTTTTGTGAGCGGTCTATATCCCGAAGTTGTGGCGGAATTGAAACGGGAAGAAAAATTTCGTCTTTTGAAAAATTATATAACAACTTATGTGGAAAGAGATGTGCGAAATTTGACTCAGGTGGGAGATTGGTTGGGATATCATCGACTGCTGGAAGTTTTGGCTTCTCGCGTGGGGCAATTAGTCGATTTTTCCGGGCTTGGTTCTGTTGCTGGCTTGGATGTAAGAACGGTCAAAAAATATATTTCGCTTTTGGAGGAAACATTTATTGTTGATCGACTCCCTTCCTATTTTGTGAACATGGAAAAGAGGGTAGTAAAATCTCCCAAAATCGTTTTTTGTGATAATGGAATTATTTCTTCTTTGCGTGACATGACAAGTTTGCGTCATTATGAAAATAATAATTCTATCGGCTCGATTTTTGAAAATGCCATTCTTGCCGAACTGATAAAATATTTGAAGAACAGGCCGTTGCCAATAGGCATCTATTTTTGGCGACTTCATTCAGGGAGTGAAGTGGATTGTGTTTTGGAGTCTGAAAATCGCCTGATTCCCATTGAAATAAAATGGTCGGAGACATTGACACCTAATGATTGGAGCGGCCTTAAGGCTTTTCAAAAAGAATTTAAAAATCGTTGTGAAAGAGGCTATGTTTTTTACCGCGGGAGAGAAGTTATATGCAATGAGAAGGAATCTTTAATTGCAATTCCCTATTTTATGCTTTTTTGTTAA